Proteins encoded in a region of the Paenibacillus pedocola genome:
- a CDS encoding response regulator, translated as MAKLLIVEDNDFERNALQNYIDWDILGIRQVETAFNGLDGLDKALTFMPDIIISDMKMPGMSGIEMAKNVIRFCPDVKFIFSSGHEEVSLIQEAMEVRAYSYLIKPLKQEELISIIKKITSILVDEKLSSLENNKIIAQFQNNLPFLQSRFLEELIVSGKSANDTKALSVQANDLKLRMIGMYKLALIEFDFGADTDLFQNTDLLNVILFRLEGLNSNKNVIFLKNSGKGIIALLHTLVQGEEKDARIINDIEQEIKALSNEYNYKYMIGVSGQFANFAELNAAYKQAVMVTSRKIELGYGHIVFYSESTEALSASMEPEPKDIKAAISRVTDLVCEGESCEDELNQLVNVILLDSNKKMDDIQSLFIFLFSNLSMQMAGLGERFEKMAEEEIHIFKNIINSKTIPELILYTSKILYSISSYMDRKKLNKDDYIIKEILNILNHDYSKPITLTYISDRVYLSPNYLRILFKEKMNISIQEYLTNLRICKAKELLQQTKYKVHEIGEMVGYENSTYFNIVFKNYIQMTPKEYRKKFR; from the coding sequence ATGGCCAAACTATTGATTGTAGAAGATAACGATTTTGAACGAAATGCCCTGCAAAATTATATTGACTGGGACATTCTGGGGATCAGGCAGGTAGAGACTGCCTTTAACGGTCTGGACGGGCTGGACAAAGCACTCACCTTTATGCCCGATATCATCATCAGCGATATGAAAATGCCGGGTATGAGCGGGATTGAAATGGCCAAAAATGTAATCCGGTTTTGTCCTGATGTGAAATTTATCTTTTCCAGCGGACATGAAGAGGTCAGCCTGATTCAGGAAGCGATGGAGGTAAGGGCGTACAGCTATTTAATCAAACCTCTGAAACAAGAGGAACTGATCAGTATTATTAAGAAGATCACTTCCATTCTTGTAGATGAGAAGCTATCCAGCCTGGAGAATAACAAGATTATTGCACAGTTTCAGAATAATCTTCCTTTTCTGCAATCGAGGTTCCTTGAGGAATTAATCGTCTCGGGAAAAAGCGCCAATGATACAAAAGCCTTATCAGTTCAGGCGAACGATCTGAAGCTGAGAATGATCGGGATGTATAAGCTGGCTTTGATCGAGTTTGATTTTGGCGCGGATACGGATCTGTTTCAGAATACCGATTTGCTCAATGTGATCCTGTTCAGGCTCGAAGGCCTCAACAGCAATAAGAATGTAATTTTTTTGAAGAATTCAGGCAAAGGCATCATTGCACTGCTTCATACTCTGGTCCAGGGAGAGGAGAAGGATGCAAGGATAATTAATGATATTGAACAAGAAATCAAAGCCTTGTCTAACGAATATAACTACAAGTATATGATCGGAGTCAGCGGTCAGTTTGCTAATTTTGCTGAGCTGAATGCGGCCTACAAACAAGCTGTTATGGTTACGAGCAGAAAGATAGAACTGGGGTATGGACATATCGTTTTTTACAGTGAGTCAACAGAAGCACTTTCTGCTTCAATGGAGCCGGAACCGAAGGATATCAAAGCGGCAATTTCACGCGTGACGGACCTGGTGTGTGAGGGGGAAAGCTGTGAGGATGAGCTTAACCAGCTGGTAAACGTAATATTGCTGGACTCCAATAAAAAAATGGATGATATTCAAAGCCTGTTTATCTTCCTCTTTTCCAACCTTTCCATGCAAATGGCAGGCTTAGGTGAACGGTTCGAGAAGATGGCTGAAGAAGAAATTCACATTTTCAAGAATATCATTAATTCCAAAACCATCCCGGAACTGATCTTATATACCAGCAAGATCTTATATTCCATCTCTTCCTACATGGACCGGAAAAAACTCAATAAAGATGACTACATTATCAAGGAAATTTTAAATATTTTGAATCATGACTACAGCAAGCCGATAACGCTTACTTATATTTCGGACAGGGTGTACTTGAGTCCCAACTATCTGAGAATTTTATTCAAGGAAAAGATGAACATCAGCATTCAGGAATATTTGACAAATCTGCGGATCTGCAAGGCCAAGGAGCTGTTACAGCAGACCAAATACAAAGTCCATGAGATCGGCGAGATGGTAGGGTATGAGAACAGCACTTATTTTAACATCGTGTTCAAGAATTACATTCAGATGACGCCAAAGGAATACAGGAAAAAGTTCAGGTGA
- a CDS encoding sensor histidine kinase: protein MMNEHGLRVRKKDYKFFHIILAFNILIPLVCSVTISSILYGRLSQTLNHQKEEFMHYATSQALNGIENIMKNCELTAKNIYSDNTVSSLFLGTYHGNVDYNLFNHFMGINNVFENYIQTNSDIRNITIYKIDPELITDGKNVKSIESFTRQDLMQKAIDARGKDVWVTYEEEGEGTRILLLKYININLPGGVLAIEMNQDRLSNLSKGEENAKYLLYLLSEGKMIFSSNPKVPIGRDTLDTVKTNVLRDKFLSKLKQDDSSYYSYYGKVNDALSVVILYDAYEIEKEKRSIAKYVWVSTCFFVLVGVVLAILFSTRFARNIERLAHKMKSIEKGNLKIVPGTNKIREISALDQTLCSMAQKIEGLTEDIARTERQKVQSEIKYLQKQMNPHFLYNLLSAVRWIAFHKREDRIVHIIDLLSDFYKIVLSQGRDIIQLTSEIRLIENYVALQNLCHSDEIKLTVQSDQEYVDLPISKMTLQPFIENSIIHGKPHGKLIHINVDIRKEGDHVVITVRDDGMGVKESFIKYMECLNKGEETDAKLGYGVTNTFMRLRLLYSNASIHVYPGNPGTVVEISFDVVNKQELEA, encoded by the coding sequence ATGATGAATGAACATGGACTTCGTGTAAGGAAAAAAGACTATAAATTCTTTCACATCATCTTAGCCTTCAATATCCTGATTCCGCTCGTTTGTTCAGTTACCATCAGTTCCATTCTATACGGAAGATTAAGCCAGACGCTTAACCATCAGAAGGAAGAGTTCATGCATTATGCCACCTCCCAGGCTCTGAACGGAATTGAGAACATCATGAAAAACTGTGAGCTGACGGCCAAAAACATCTATTCCGACAATACGGTATCCAGCCTCTTCCTGGGCACGTATCACGGTAATGTGGATTACAATTTATTTAACCATTTTATGGGGATTAACAATGTATTCGAGAACTATATCCAGACAAACAGTGACATCCGGAACATCACCATCTATAAAATCGACCCTGAACTGATTACGGACGGTAAAAATGTTAAAAGTATAGAGAGCTTCACAAGACAGGATCTGATGCAAAAAGCGATAGATGCCCGCGGGAAGGATGTTTGGGTTACCTACGAGGAGGAAGGGGAGGGAACCCGGATCCTGCTGCTTAAATACATCAATATTAACCTGCCGGGCGGGGTTCTGGCCATAGAGATGAATCAGGACCGGTTAAGTAATCTGTCAAAAGGCGAAGAGAATGCCAAATACCTTTTGTATTTGCTCAGTGAAGGGAAGATGATTTTCAGTTCCAATCCAAAGGTTCCGATCGGCAGAGACACGCTGGATACTGTGAAGACAAATGTACTGAGGGACAAGTTCTTATCCAAGCTGAAGCAGGATGACAGCTCTTATTATTCCTATTACGGAAAAGTCAATGATGCGTTGTCTGTGGTTATCCTCTACGATGCCTATGAGATCGAAAAGGAGAAGCGGTCAATCGCCAAGTATGTATGGGTTAGTACATGCTTTTTTGTGTTGGTCGGTGTTGTACTGGCGATCCTGTTCTCCACAAGATTTGCCCGGAACATCGAAAGACTGGCGCATAAAATGAAGTCCATTGAAAAAGGAAATTTAAAAATCGTGCCGGGTACGAATAAAATCCGTGAAATTTCGGCGCTGGATCAAACCTTGTGCAGCATGGCGCAGAAGATAGAAGGGCTTACTGAAGACATCGCCAGGACAGAACGTCAGAAGGTACAAAGTGAGATCAAATATTTACAGAAACAGATGAATCCGCATTTTTTGTACAATTTACTGTCTGCAGTAAGGTGGATTGCATTCCATAAAAGAGAGGATAGAATTGTCCATATCATTGATCTGTTAAGTGATTTTTATAAAATCGTGCTCAGCCAGGGAAGAGACATCATTCAGCTTACATCCGAAATTAGGCTGATTGAGAATTATGTTGCCCTGCAAAATTTATGCCATAGTGACGAGATCAAGCTGACGGTCCAGTCAGATCAGGAATACGTGGACCTGCCCATTAGTAAAATGACCCTGCAGCCGTTTATTGAAAATAGCATCATTCATGGGAAACCTCACGGGAAGCTCATTCATATCAATGTGGATATCCGCAAAGAGGGTGATCATGTGGTGATCACAGTCAGGGATGACGGAATGGGTGTGAAGGAGAGCTTTATCAAGTATATGGAGTGTCTGAATAAAGGGGAAGAGACGGATGCCAAGCTGGGGTATGGTGTCACGAACACATTCATGCGGCTCAGGCTACTCTACAGTAATGCGAGTATTCATGTATACCCGGGGAATCCGGGAACCGTTGTAGAAATCTCTTTTGATGTTGTTAACAAGCAGGAGCTGGAGGCTTAA
- a CDS encoding ABC transporter permease, whose amino-acid sequence MKAGYGNYSIIKKIKRQKVHLLLLLPFLIFILIFKYTPMYGALLAFREFSYRTPFGGEWVGFHYFKSFFSNPDFSVVIRNTIVISSLSLIGSTLAAIIFAILICEVKNAVYKKFVQTVSYLPHFISWVVVAGMAMTIFSIDELAPVNSFLLSMHWIDTPVNFLGEADHFWPLVTGLNVWKNVGWNSIIYIAAITSIDKQQYESAVIDGANKFRQITHITIPTIMPTIILLFTFGVGYILNAGLDQQLFLQNPMNISRSEVLDTYVLKYGLQQAAFSYGAAVGLFKSVVGIALIVLCNYACRKFLKMGIF is encoded by the coding sequence ATGAAAGCGGGATACGGTAATTACAGCATCATCAAAAAAATAAAAAGGCAGAAGGTTCATCTTCTTCTATTGCTCCCTTTTCTAATCTTTATTCTGATCTTCAAATACACTCCGATGTATGGTGCGCTGCTTGCGTTCAGAGAATTTTCCTACAGAACGCCGTTCGGGGGGGAATGGGTTGGATTTCATTATTTCAAGTCTTTTTTCAGTAATCCTGATTTCTCCGTAGTCATCCGTAACACGATTGTGATCAGTTCGCTCAGTCTAATAGGTTCAACCCTTGCGGCGATTATATTTGCCATACTGATCTGCGAAGTGAAGAACGCCGTCTATAAAAAATTTGTACAGACCGTTTCCTATTTGCCGCATTTTATTTCCTGGGTAGTCGTAGCGGGGATGGCGATGACAATCTTCTCTATTGATGAACTGGCGCCGGTGAATTCGTTCCTGCTCAGTATGCATTGGATCGATACACCAGTTAATTTTCTCGGGGAAGCAGATCATTTCTGGCCGCTCGTTACGGGGCTGAATGTGTGGAAGAACGTGGGATGGAATTCCATTATTTATATTGCTGCCATAACATCGATTGATAAGCAGCAGTATGAATCCGCTGTGATTGACGGGGCCAATAAGTTTCGGCAAATTACCCATATTACCATCCCTACTATAATGCCTACCATCATTCTGCTGTTTACCTTTGGTGTAGGCTACATATTGAATGCGGGATTAGATCAGCAGCTATTTCTGCAGAATCCCATGAATATCAGCCGGTCCGAGGTTCTGGACACCTATGTACTGAAGTACGGCCTGCAGCAGGCGGCATTCTCTTATGGAGCAGCTGTCGGTCTGTTTAAGAGTGTTGTTGGCATAGCTCTGATCGTACTTTGCAACTATGCTTGCAGAAAGTTCCTGAAGATGGGGATTTTCTAA
- a CDS encoding carbohydrate ABC transporter permease gives MKITKGERLFYLINNAFLLFVGFLAVFPFWNIFVVSFNDGRDAMRGSIYFWPRKFSLEAYSAIFNESSLMHATYISISRTLLGTLLGLLCTAVLAYLLSNRELIFRRGILFFFIFTMYFSGGLIPEFMLIKNLHLYNNFLVYIIPSAISVWNVMVMRQFFEDLPASLAESARIDGASELRTLRSIILPMSTPVLATIALMIGVQQWTTWFDTFMFTSGSQNLETLQGVLVKILMETQIQSTDPVQAARLEQSGSILTPEVIKMATITITTVPIILVYPFLQRYFVGGLTVGAVKG, from the coding sequence ATGAAAATAACAAAGGGAGAACGGTTATTCTATCTGATCAATAATGCATTTCTGCTGTTCGTGGGATTTCTGGCTGTATTTCCCTTCTGGAATATATTTGTCGTGTCTTTTAATGACGGAAGGGATGCCATGCGGGGAAGTATTTATTTCTGGCCTCGAAAGTTCTCATTGGAAGCCTATAGCGCCATCTTCAACGAGAGCAGCCTGATGCACGCCACATATATCAGCATCTCAAGGACTTTACTGGGGACACTCCTTGGGCTTCTGTGTACAGCTGTTCTTGCGTATCTGTTATCCAACCGGGAGCTGATCTTCAGAAGAGGCATCCTATTCTTCTTTATCTTCACCATGTATTTCTCAGGCGGCCTTATCCCGGAATTTATGCTCATCAAGAATCTGCACTTGTATAACAACTTTCTGGTGTACATCATCCCGAGTGCAATCAGCGTCTGGAATGTGATGGTTATGAGGCAGTTCTTCGAGGATCTCCCGGCTTCCCTGGCCGAATCGGCAAGGATCGACGGGGCATCGGAGCTGAGAACACTGAGAAGCATCATTCTTCCCATGTCGACTCCCGTACTGGCAACCATTGCATTGATGATAGGAGTACAGCAGTGGACCACTTGGTTCGACACCTTTATGTTTACTTCAGGCTCGCAGAATTTAGAAACCCTTCAAGGGGTTCTGGTCAAAATCCTGATGGAAACCCAGATCCAGTCTACGGACCCTGTACAAGCGGCCAGGCTGGAGCAATCCGGTTCCATTCTTACCCCGGAAGTCATTAAGATGGCTACAATTACGATTACTACCGTTCCTATTATCCTGGTATACCCATTTTTGCAGAGATACTTTGTCGGCGGTCTTACGGTAGGTGCAGTAAAAGGCTGA